One Coffea eugenioides isolate CCC68of chromosome 2, Ceug_1.0, whole genome shotgun sequence genomic window, CATCAAATAGCAAAGACCCCAGTTCTTGCTCACCAAGATGTGTCCTCAAACCGAAGAAAACTCCCTAaatcaacaaaagaaaagcaaacaagAAGCGTTTAAACAACTGAACATTTTTTTATCTACAAgcctggttttttttttttttttgtctcttttgAGATGCTTTTTCTGTTGGAAGTGGTTGGCGGTAGATCATCAAAGAACTGCATTTGTCCTACATCCTACGCAACTGTGAGTGAATACGTTCCCTGACTTATGTGAAAGAGAGAGATCAAAATTGACATGTGGTGTACATTGTTCATTTCTTGAGCATCCTActaatatacaaaatttaataGTATACAAAATGAACGCTAAGACTAATGCAGTTCTTCCACTATCTGGTCTCCTGCATCATCATTATCAATCTCCTTCTTCTCCTTTCGACCAACAGGAGATAGAGGAGAAGAAGTAggagaagagaaagaagaagaagcagacAAAAATGAAGAATCATGATCATGGTCAGAACAAGACTTGTTAGAATTGGAAGACGCAAGTCCAATGAGTAAATCAACAAAAGCCCCCACAATAAATCCGTGATTTGTCTGCCCATTCATCTTTAGATACCATGCAAGCAACTCTTCCAAAGATTCCCAATCTTTTAATCCATTTGTCTCCACCATTTCCTCCATAGACTTCTTGAAATCCAAATAAGGATCCTCCGATTCCATGGCTAGCACAACACTCTCTTTCAGAGGTGGAAAAGTTTCGCAGCTTTTCTCAACTTCTGCtgcttcttcctcttcttctaaGATCATAGAACTTCTTCCTCCAGGCTCAAAAAACAACCTTTCTGACCTCACTCCCCGAAGTATCATCTCCAGTGACTCTTCCCCTGAGTTTTCCTCGGATTCAGTTGAGAAGCTGGCCGACTCTGATGAGTTTGTAAACCAAGAATCTTGTGTTTCAGATATCCCGATATCCAAAGGGTCGAAGTAGACAGAGTTAACCGTCTTGAACACGTCATCCCCGGCTCGAAAAGAGAGTGTCTTGGGCTGGTTGCAAGAGGGCCATTTCTGCATCAAGGAATGATGGTTCTTTGCTGTTTCTTTGTTCTTGAAGATTGAAGGGATCAGCTTCATTTTCCTGCCTGTTTTCCTAAATGGGGTTGTGATCTGAAATCTAACTTTTCTTGACTTTCTTTTAGGGAGGTGTTGGGATATGTAAACTCGTGAATGACGTGTGTTCTCAATGAAGAGGGGGGTTGGTATTTATGAAGATCAGCAGGAATAGGAGAGGGAAGAGAGGTGGAAAGAAGATGGGGCTGGTAGGACCTTTCATGTGGGTATTAAATTGTAGGTTTGACAGAATTTATTGTGACACGATTGCAGGCTTACTTTGCAACAAGCGAACTACGTATAACAACATATAATAGACTTTTGGTTTTGTGATTTGTCAACTAAACTggttttaaaacacaaattATGTTCATATCAACAGTTTTGTTTGTTAATCAAATGTGGCCAGCCTGCTCATGTTAATTGTTCATGCAGGTTCGTCCTGATTTCTTTATGTTTCGGGATAATGACAAAATCCCATGTCGGAACGTGGTTGGGGGTTTTATTCTAATTTCAGCTACCCAAACATATGATCCTTCAGATTTTGCCTGGAACAAAAAGTAAATCAAAGATACCATTAAATAAATCGAACAAGAGCTCTTTATGTTTTGGCATGTGAAATTTCTTTCATGCTGATGGTATCAAGTTAATCATGACGGATCCGCGTTGGAACTTTGGTTCGCGGTTTAATCCTACAGAGGACCGAGTAAAATAAAATCCCATGAAATGCTAGACTTGGTCAGCAATCAGCTCCCCTGTTTGACTTAAGATGAGGGGTGGCTTAATTTGGAATTTCACCAATAGTGACTGAATACAATGGAGCATAATAATAAATATGAGAATGTATGTCACAGACATGAAATTATGTGGTAATCGtatcaaattttaaaatgtgAGACTATACATCAATCTCAATTGTAACCGACAGGGTTCGAGTATTCAAGAGAGTAAACGGAGAATCGCtcttaatttactttttttctttaaaaaaaaaaggtgagaaTGTACACCATAGACATAAAACTACGCGTTAACAATATAAAAATCCAATAAGAATGCAATTGGTAAATAAATTTTAGtacggaaggatattttggaaacatgaagtTTTGAATTTGTTAGAATGCTCATTCAAGCTCTGTTAATAAGTGCCTGAAGATAGCAGGCAACTTCGAAAAGCATCAAACACTTTCTACGCTTCTTGTGGTCTGGTATGTCAAGGGCAGCCGATTGGTATTTATGAATAGATGACACAGGTATCAGCTGAAAAATCGACCAAGGGGGTCCATAGCAATAATAACAAAGAACtgctttattcaaaaaaaatgtcaaactATTTGCTAATGAACAGCATGCAAAAGTCAGCTTGGAACCTTCATGCATTGGCTCTAGTAGGATGGATAATTGCAGCAATCAAGAAGGAACCATTTCTAACCCAAAATTTAACCATGCATAATGAATTCTTTTCTACAAAAGCATGAAAAGGCAGATATCATGtgaattttataattattagaAGCAGTTGGAACACTCCCACGGAAATATGCACGCTTGTCCTTGCCAGAGTATTTAAGATGTCAGGTCAGGTAAGGTAAGGTAAGATAGGACCTCAAACAACTTTAGCTTTTACCATAAGAGAGGACATCTAATAGCCCTACAGGCACCCCAGACAATACTACAGTCCTACTTCTTCAGCTTTCTTTTTGCCACTGTGCAAGCTGCTAATATACAtaagggaaatttgccaaattggtccctaacatttaccaaaaacacttttttagtccctgacatataaaatcagccaaaatgctccttcacatttaaattgtgagccaatttggtcctattgctcgtttttcctcatttctccggctaaaaatagcacgcccctctcacgtggtcatatttttaggggcaaaaccggaaacacatttcattaccgGTTGAAAGTAAAAGGATAGGGGACCACCACCAAAATACACATTTTACCTTTGGCTCTCAAATTACCCTTTACCCTCTATGGAGCCACCGGAAAACGACGCCGTGGCTGTTGCATCAGCTGAGAAAATCATCCTCCGCTGGGACTCCACAGCCTCCGAGGACGCCAGGGACAGAATCATCTTCGATGGCGATCGATATGAGATCGACAAATACTTCCAAGCCGTGGATGAAATCCAACGGTCAATGGAATCCGCCAGCATCTCAGACGACTCTGCTAAGGCCAACAGCGCGATCCAGATCGCCATGGCCCGCCTAGAAGACGAGTTTCGCAATATTCTCATTGCTCAAACTTCCCCTCTCGAAGCCGACACTCTGACCGATCCCAGCTCTTGTTCCTTCCGCTCCACCGCTTCTATTGGCAGCAGCGACGGCCACTTGAGCTTGctgccgccgccgccgccgccccTGCACACCGAGGAAGACGACTTCACCGAGACCAGCTTGGCAAGTTTGGTAAAGAAAATGTGATCCTTCCAGGAAACTTAGCCTTTCTTTTCGTGTGATTCCTTTGCCCAAAAGGGGCGGCTCAAGCATCATGTATGGAAGGTGTACAAAGTATTCAGGATGCCACAAAAAACTTCACTCATTCAGCGAAATCTTCTTGCCAGATCAGGGCATAAAGCTTGTGAATTCTCCATTTTCCAATCTAAGGGCGACCATTCACTCTTAAGTTGAATTGTCCAATTTTCAAGATTGATTATAACAAAATTGTCCATTCACTCTCAAATCACCTTTGGCTCCATATGCTTGTTAATTCGGGGATGcaaatagggtttcttgaaagGGTAATT contains:
- the LOC113763042 gene encoding transcription repressor OFP13; this translates as MKLIPSIFKNKETAKNHHSLMQKWPSCNQPKTLSFRAGDDVFKTVNSVYFDPLDIGISETQDSWFTNSSESASFSTESEENSGEESLEMILRGVRSERLFFEPGGRSSMILEEEEEAAEVEKSCETFPPLKESVVLAMESEDPYLDFKKSMEEMVETNGLKDWESLEELLAWYLKMNGQTNHGFIVGAFVDLLIGLASSNSNKSCSDHDHDSSFLSASSSFSSPTSSPLSPVGRKEKKEIDNDDAGDQIVEELH